The nucleotide window ACTGAATCAGTCGCCTGTTTGAATCATTTAAATCTTCATCATGTCACCAGTCCTGGTCTTGCATGGTTTGGTTTGATGTGTCCAGTGATAAAACCCAGTGTGTTGTGTTCTGAAGGAGGCGAGCAGGGAgcagcaggtcagtgtgtgcagacagagagcagatcAGGAGCTCACTCTGCTGCTCACCACAGGCCTGGAGGCTCAGCAGCTCACTGTGCGTGATGGTGagcaggtgcacacacacacacacacacacacacacatgctatgCTTGCTCATGTAGAGAACAGCAGGGACAGGCGGTGTAGTAGCGGAAAACATGCAAAGTAGATAAAATGTTCGAACACTCTGTTACAAGTCAAAATTTTGTCTCAAACGTCAAGCGTCCGTTTCTGTGTGGTTTCAACCAAACTGTTTCCAGCCAACAGAGCATCAGTCTTCCACTTCACCGTGTCCAAGGAGATGGACTGCTGCCAGGTCGGAGGACAGTCCTTCCTGGTCACAGTCGGAGAGCTGAGTCTTCTGTTGCAGTTCAAAACTCCAACTGGTTTGTACAGTTTATGCTTGAGTTCATACTGTGTATAATCCTTGTGGTTGGTCTGTCATGTAAAGCATCCTCTCCTCACTGACCCTCCAGACATGAAGAGCTTCCAGCAGGTATTAAAGACGGGGGGCGATGGAGAGACAAGGAAAGGTTGCCCAGAAGGACAtgagagaggaaacaaggatGCGGAGAAACATTCGAGGAGACATCCGACTGTGTTTGAAAAATGGACAACACAGGGCTACGAGGTAGGCCACCCACCATGCAGGGGTAAATAGATAGACCTGAAAACGACTTCAGATTGatcagtgttgtgtgtgtgtttgtgtgtgtagttcCACAACTGTGTgtcccagcagcagagcctgctTCAGGACTACCTGAGGACCGGTACCTATCACAGAGCCATTCTACTCAATGAGACCGACTTCAGAGACAAGGTGACCGTAGACAGAATCCATGAGTGTATATGTACGTGTGTATTTTAAAGGTTTGTGATTTTCATGTGAAACTCACAGCTGCCTGCCCGTTCTGCTCTTCTTGTCTCTGTAGGTGGTCCTGGATGTGTGTTGTGGTTCTGGTATTCTGTCTTTCTTCGCTGTCCAAGCTGGAGCCACCAGAGTGTATGCTGTTGAGTCCAGCCCCATGGCCAAGTTTACACAGGTCAGCAGATTTAAACCCTCCGTCCTCCCATCTTCATCACTATAATGTCAGCTTAGGGAGGTTTTTAAAACTGCTCACCACTGTTCGAGTCTCTGTTGCTAACCTACAAGAGAGATTTGGATCTCCCAACTCAAACGCAGAGTTGGAGAgtaatgttttgtgtgtgttggcttgGATAGAGCCGAAAAAGACACTGTAGCAAAACACTAGACACACATCAAGTACATACATCACATGCAGAGCATGGCATTCTGGGGAGTTAATGGGTTGCGGCAACATCTGGCCCTGAGTTCAGAAAGCAAGGGGCCGTACAGAGATGCTGATGCACACAGTTCTGGGTATAGACCGATATATGGGGATTAAATACTGAACATTAGCTTGGGTTTCGATGTACCTGCTCCACAGCAGGTAATCACAAGTACCGGCGCCAGATTGCTCAACACACCATAAAGACTGAAGAGATTGTTTTGTGATAATGTGGTCCTACAGTTTTAAGGTGTTCTTATCGAATGCTAcgtgtctctgtctcctgtgCAGATCCTGGTCCAGAGTAACTGTCTGTCTGAGCAGATCAGGGTCCTGgaaggggaggtggaggaggtcagcTGTCCTGACATGGTTGATGTCATCGTCTCTGAACCGATGGGATACATGCTGCTCAGTGAAAGGCTCATGGAGAGCTTCTTGCATGCCCGAAAATGGCTCAAACCCAATGGTAGGAGTAGAGGGACGTCAGGGACGCAATGAATGACCCAAGGAATGATTAAGATATGCAAATCATGACAGTTGTTCGAGGTATACATGTAACTTTGGGAAAGGTGCATGAGTGCGAAGCAGCACACAGATCATGACTTGTTTAGGTCTTGAAACACAAGTGACGAACTAAGACTTGCCCCAGGACTTACCCACTGTATCTCAACGTGGGACAAGTTGGTATTAACCAGGGTTTTGACGTGGGACTTTCTGTCTTGACAGCTAATTTTCAGGGTAACTCCAGCCTaaatgtctgactgtgtgtttgactcttgtgttttctgtcatactttttctctctctctttccaggTCTGATGTTTCCCTCCTATGGTGATATTCATCTGGCTCCCTTCAGTGACGAACAGCTCTACTTCGAACACTACACACGGGCCACTTTCTggtctctctcgctctctctctctctctctctttctcacacacatacacacacacacaggcataaaTCCATGCATGAGGAAGCAAACACACTGGGCGCCTTTcttcccctctgtctctgtctttctcacacagacacacatgtgaCCCCAGTCAGGCATGTTTCCTGTGGGTGTAAAACGCTCGGGTTAAGTCCAGTCGTGACTCACACAGGCCAGCCAAGGCTTTGACTGATATGGGCTTTTGTAAGTTAGGGATAAAGCTGATATTTTATACTAAAAGTTAATAGATTTAAGATTTCCTCACAGGAAATTCAGTCTTTTTCCAGAAGCATTGTAACCCAGGACAAATATTAGTCAAGTATCATTAAGGTAGGAAAGTACATACTATATTTCCATCTGGCTGAAGAGTAATgttccattcatccatccattttcatccacttatccggggctggcagcaggctgagctCGGGGGTACACCCGCCTGGCGCCTCTCACACCCTGGGCATCTCTAGAAAAGGTGAGAGTCCAGACCCTGTCAAGGAGTTTGGTTCCAGAACCAGGTCTATACACAGAGGTGAGCCGAGTTGGTACCACTCTACCTCCCGCACCAGCTGTGGCTCCTTCATTCAGCCTCAGCTGCTGCACCTGGCTATAGTGATGCAACGAACATATCAAATGTAAGAGACATGTAACCCATAGAAACGATACAGAGACGTAAAGGGAAGAAGGCGTTTTTGATTCACTGCAGTAGTTTTTCGTCCACAAATGAAAACGTGTTTCTGCTATATTCATGTATTTCTGGAAAATGCGTGCAAACACTACATCCTTTGTTGTGTGGCTTGTCTGTGCACAAGTGTTTTGCacaaccagtgtgtgtgtgtacacattgCCATGGTCTGTGCCCTTCACTGCTTCACCACTATGCAAAAGTCAGGCTCAGTCAGCCTTGAGGAATGAAGGTAAACTATAAACTGATGTTGTTCACCAGAACTATTTTTgcagaaacactgaggaaaaaaCTTAACTTCGTCCTTTACACTACTTCCAGCTTTAACGCTGATGTTCTGAGCTTTTGTGCCTTTTAATCCAATATCCTACAATTTAGTTGAGCACAAGAGGAGACTCGGCAAGAGTCAGAGGTCATCGTGTTTAAATGTATGGAATAAAGAAATCAATCTATATCAATCAGTTGGCTGTGGGAGTTACCTCACTGTTAATTCTGCTTTCTTCAGGCAGCAGAAAAGCTTCTTTGGAGTTAACCTGAGTGCTCTTTACACAGCCGCAGTGGATGAGTTCTTCAAGCAGCCTATCGTGGTACGTGTGTGTCAACAGTAGCCCCCATATAACATCAGCGTGTTTTGACAAATGCATGTTACAGCACCAGCAGTGTTCTAACtatattattttgtattatagTGGAAGTATAACATTTCTAAACCTGTGACTTCAAATGCCCTGGAGTCAAAATGTGTGGCTAGAATTCAAACAAAAGTACTATATGTAATATGGATTCTATATTTATGTAAATTTTTAACAGACTCCTCGTTTATTGTGTCTTTCAGGACACATTTGATGTGCAGATCCTGATGGCCAGGTCTGTCAAGCACTGCATCAACTTCATGGAGGCTAAAGAAGAAGacttacacaggttagaccctcAACAGGATAGACCCTTAACAGGTTAGACCCATCATGAGGTTAGACCCTTAACAGGTTAGACCCATCATGAGGTTAGACCCATCAACAGGTTAGACCCATCATGAGGTTAGACCCTTAACAGGTTAGACCCATCATGAGGTTAGACCCATCAACAGGTTAGACCCATCATGAGGTTAGACCCATCAACAGGTTAGACCCATCATGAGGTTAGACCCTCAACAGGATAGACCCATCATAAGGTTAGACCCTCAACAAGTTAGACCCTTAACAGGTTAGTCCCTTAACAGGTTAGTCCCATTATGAGGTCAGACCCCTCGCAGGTTAGATCCATCATAAGGTTAGACCCTTAACAAGTTAGACCCATCATAAGGTTAGACCCTCAACAAGTTAGACCCTTAACAGGATAGACCCGTCATGAGTTTAGATGCTTAACAGGATAGACCCATCATGAGGTCAGTTCCTTAGCAGGTTAGACCCTTATCAGGTTAGACCAGGGGTCTCAAACTCAAATTACCTGAGGGCCGCTGAGCATCCAGTCTTGTCTCAAGGGGGCCACTTCAAGTATTCCACAAAAAATgattgaaaaaaattgaatttcgaTTGGCGATCATCTCACTGACAACATAACTTGCTTCAAGTGCTGCATCGGACTCCTTTCTTGCTCTCTGGAAGAAGTTTTGTTGCGTTGACAGTCCTTTCTTCAGCTGTGCAGCTCATTGTGTCCGTTCATCTCCCTGGTACTTAGCATACTGCTCTGCATGTTTAGTTGAATAATGCCGCTTTAGATTGTACTCCTTAAACACGGCAATTTTCTCATTGCAGATGAGACAGGTGGCATTCCCCTTAAACTCGACGAAGAAATAATCAGTCTCCCACTTCTCCTGAAACACTTTGTACTCAGCGTCAACCTTTCTTTTGGCCATAGTGTTAGCAGCGtgccaaatgtttgttttttttctacttggTTTCAGGTGTGGTGATGCGTTCAAGGGTCCTAGGATGATGCGCTGAAGGGTCAAAAACAGAATCGGGCATTTTTCCTCAGTCGTGACAAGGCTGCATTCAAGGTCCGCTGCGTTCACGGCCGGGCCGGATTTCACTATGAATTGAAATCAAATAGCGGGCCGTATAGAATGGTCTGGAGGGCCGTGTCTGGCCCCCGGGCCGTGAGTTTGAGACCCCTGGGTTAGACCCATCGTGAAGTTAGACCCTCAACAGATTAGACCCATCATGAGGTTAGACCCTTAAAAGGTGAGAcgtagtgatgtccaaatgaagcttcatgaaccaccagttgtatttgctgaacccactagatggcgctcttggtgtaatgaaaaaggctcaagggatggcaatgcagtttggtttcaaccctttgttgaacaaagagtgccagagtggacccaaaaaataaaggaaatggttcatgaagcttcatttggccattgctagttgaaaccaaactgcattgccgtCCCTTGAGCTTTTTTCAagtggtggttcatgaagcttcatttcgACATCACTAGTTAGACCCATCAACAGGTAAGACCCATCTTGGGGTTAGACCCTTAACAGGTTAAACTCATAATCAAAACCAGAGAAGAACTGAAGAGCACCTAGAGAGCATGGTCCTTCGCCAAGGCCAAATGTCCTATCTCACAATGTTAtccaaagtgaaaaataatttgtgtatccacTCTGTGATTCGGATATACTCAAAAATTTGAATTGTTCCATGCTACACCtgtccaccaagtttcatgaaaactGAGCCAGTAGTTTTTtccataatcctgctgacaaacaaacgCCCTTGGGGGAGATAATCATACTGATACAACCAATGGTTTTAATTCTTACATGCTAAGTAAGAGACTAGGAATCAAACTTgggtttgtgtgttgttttttttttgtttgttttacagaatGGAGATTCCCTTTGAGTTTACACTGCTGCAGTCTGGTCTGTGCCATGGACTTGCCTTCTGGTTTGATGTGGCCTATTTGGGATCCAAGTAAAGAATACACAAGTGTTCCAGTCTGACATATTGTATTGCTTTGACTGATTCATGGTTTGAAGAAAGCAACTGCTTTTTGATACATGGAATTTTTTGAACAAATGACAGAGAGCTTTTCCATCCAAAGACTTTGCATTTGAGCAACTGAAACTCATGTTAAGACATTTATATCATATTAGCTGGCACATTTCTTGTTTGACTTTAATCCCTTGACATAAAATACTCAGTTGAAGTCAGTGTGAGAATGTCTGTCCCTGCAGGTCAACAGTGTGGCTCTCCACAGCTCCCACAGAGCCTGTGACCCGCTGGCATCAGGTCAGATGTTTGCTTCAGACGCCGCTGTTCGCCAAGCTGGGACAAACTCTGTCAGGGACGGTCCTACTGGCCGCTAACAACAGGTACGCCTGTGCGCTGTGAGCATCACCTGCATATCGTCATGGTAGTTTTGGTTGTTTGGTTTTAAGACTAATTCATGAAACTGGCAAACACTCTCGTGGAAGATGGTTTCAGTCTATAACCTGTAAGAGTATTAAATACTCATGAACATTTTCCACATTCCAGGCAGAGCTATGATATCCACATCACCGCCACAGTCGACCAGTCGGGCTTTAGGTCCGGAAATGTCCTGGACCTCAAGAACCCTTTCTTCAGGTGACTGCTTCTTCCTCTCTAATACATACAACCAATAACCACAGCTAAGGCTGATGTCCTAGAGCTGAAACTGTGACTGTGTGCAGGGTAGCATCTTGGTAGAGAGCTCTGGGCCGCTGGTACCCAGGAGATTCAGGGAGGATGGCCTGCCTCCTCCAGGATGCAGAGTGAGGAGGTTAGAGGTAAGCTTGGACCGTGTGCACGTTAATGAACGATCAAAAGACGCGCAGCTGCCACACTGCTGGCAGACGGAACAACTTCCTGACAAAGCCAAAAGAGGGCACCAAGGGGCCGACAATCCTGCAGACTGAGGCGGGGGAATAACACCTACTGCAAAACATTCGCTTAGACTACGTATGTTTATTGTTATAACATTATTATCATGAATTTAACAGTAACGTTTTTTCTTTTACCATCTCTTTCTTTCATCCCAGGAACGCCATAAGGAATCTTCAGATATCACATACACTCCCACACACCTCAAGTTTCTACTTTTTGTCAACAACCATCGCTGCTGAATGTGAAGCCAAGGTTGAATTTGCTGAGTTGACATCCATTTAATCTAAGATTCGGATTCTATATCAGTGTGCACTGTATTCATACACAGAAATCTGTACGAGGACAGTGGCAACTAAAAATCGTTTCTATACCAGCAGTATTTTGTATTCTGTAATAAAATTTCTCCTCACAAACTGTGTCAGTGGTATTCATTTTCATGTACATGCACATTGCGTAAAGCATATATGGGGACTGCATGGCTGTATGTTCAGTCTGTAGGTTATACTTGCCTGAATTACACTACAGTGAATTTAAGAGCTTTCTAAAGGTATATCTAGTAAGTGTTCATGCACTGCTACCTTTACATTTATCGGATATAAAACTATGTATTTACAGTTTGGGAAAAATGTGTTCAGCGTAACAAAATGTAGTGAAATACTGTTGGATCATTTAGGATTCATAGAACTATAATTATTAGTTTAGCATTAAATTATCAATGTTGATTTTTatcgctcaggaatggcccatggaacgtgacaaaaagctcaaggcaTCAAACTGGCCTCCAAAGTCCCCAGATCCCAATTCGACTGGGAATCTATGGGACGTGCCGATACCCCAGACATACCGCCCATGCACGTTGGGCCCTCTATGGATTGGACATagctctgacatgtcaaggtatgGACACAGGAAGTCTAGGGttgtgtctggcaccagggtccTCACAGCAGATCCTTTGAGTTCTGTGGGTTGCAAGATGATGTATCGGCATGTCCCAAGgatgctcagttggatttggatctggggaatttggaggccaagtCAAGGCCTTGAGTTCTTTCTCATgctccttgggccattcctgagtgatgagcactgttgccattagggggggtacttggtctggaaaggtgtttgagtgggtggaacatgtcaggtggtatccacatgaatgttcacttcacctgtcagtggtttgaataTTTTGGCAGATGGGTGTACAGTAGAGAAACTCATATATGCTACTGATGAAGCTTTGGCGCCATCTGCTGGACTGCTCCCACTGGTGCAACCGCACGCATTTATTAATATtcatgaaactgaaaataactGTTATAGTGCAACTTGCAAGGATCATTCTGTGCCACAAAACTTTACAGCGATGGTGAGACTGTCTAAgttgagaagaagaagaagaaaaaataaataaatgcgtGGTTCTTTTTAATTGTCGTGCTTTTACTTCGAAAATACTCAACCGGAAGTGCTGCTAGCTACTAGCTAGCTCAACATGGAAGCCGCCGTAGCCTGATGTTTGCGTTTCAGCAGAATAACTCTGTTTTCCAGCACTGTGAAACGCTTACATTTGGTAAAGGGGTGTTTAAAAGGCCTTATATTAGCGGGTTTACCCCAGGTGCTGCTAACAATGTTGGCTACAGGAGCGGTGAGTAACTTTATttatcagctaacgttagctagcattagctaaccTGAGATGGACGAGGAAACTCAGTGGTAAATTCAGTTTGTGTACAAGTGAGTAAGACTGGCGTTAGTAACATGGTATTAACatgaatttaaatgtatttattctcATATCCCCATTTCCGGTGTTGCTGTCAGGCTGTAACCACAGCACTGGCACAGGTGGACAGAGAGAAGATCTACCAGTGGATAAATGAGCTGTCCAGTCCAGAGACCAGGGAGAACGCCCTGCTGGAGCTCAGCAAGAAAAGGGAGTCTGTACCTGACCTGGCCCCCATGCTGTGGCACTCGTGTGGCACCATAGCGGCCCTGCTGCAGGTGAGTCTGGGCACTGGTTTCACTCTGGCAGTGCCCCCCCAGCAGAATCAAAGTTACTCAATTCACCTGTcgctggttttaatgttttgtctgATTGGTGCATGCTGCCTTACCCGCATTTTCATCCCTGTCATCGCCAGGAAATCGTCAACATCTATCCATCAATCAACCCCCCCACCCTGACAGCACACCAGTCCAACAGAGTGTGTAACGCTCTTGCACTCCTCCAGTGTGTGGCCTCCCATCCAGAGACAAGGTAGGACTTCACGTGTGATTTCAAGGACTAGTAGGTCAAGTACTGAAAGCGGCCGTTCatcaaaaacaaatatgaaGACAATGGTTTTTGTCCTTCGCAGGTCAGCTTTCCTGGCCGCGCACATCCCACTCTTCCTTTATCCTTTCTTACATACAGTGAGCAAAACACGGCCGTTCGAGTACCTCCGCCTCACCAGCTTAGGAGTCATAGGTAAGACATCTTTCCCGACAGTACACTGTCAGTACTGTTCAGGTCTTGACAACGTTACGTCTCATTGGTTCCCTGCGTCACCTCTGTCCAGGTGCTTTGGTGAAAACAGATGAGCAGGAAGTGATCAACTTCCTGCTGACCACAGAGATCATTCCCTTGTGCCTTCGCATCATGGAGTCCGGCAGCGAGCTCTCCAAAACGGTACTCTGACCTGACAGTATCATCACACACTGCACATTATCTCTCCTCATAGTGTAGTGTTACCGTATGTATTGACAGCTTGTGGTGTGTATATTTTTCAGGTTGCAACCTTCATACTACAGAAGATTCTCCTGGACGACACCGGGCTGGCGTACATCTGTCAAACATACGAACGTTTCTCCCATGTTGCTATGATTCTTGTAAGATTCTGTCTTCAttattaaaatgtgtcatttgtgtGCAGTTTTTCTTCTTGGCCcacactctctgtctctatttCAGGGCAAAATGGTCCTCCAGCTCTCCAAGGAGCCGTCAGCCCGCCTACTGAAGCATGTAGTTCGCTGCTACTTGCGCCTGTCCGACAACTCCAGGTATTTTTATCTCTAAAAAACAATTCCGatcaggtttgtgtgtgttcaccaCTTGTGATCACATCCTAGTTTCCCGCTCCAGCCTACATCATGTCATTGTTTGCTTGTGCAGAGCCAGAGAAGCTCTCCGTCAGTGCCTCCCCGACCAGCTCAAAGACACCACCTTCTCCCAGGTCCTGAAGGACGACACCACCACCAAGCGCTGGCTGGCCCAGCTGGTGAAGAACCTGCAGGAGGGTCAGGTCACCGACCCCCGGGGCATCCCTCTCCCTACACAGTGACTCTCCCTCCGCTCCTCCCTGACCCCTGACAACACCAGCGAAGAACTGCCTAACAGATGAGCCATGTTTTTTATCAAAGACTTTCTAAGGAAAGGCTCGTGCCTGATGTTTTCAGACGTGCGAGCAAATGGCAACTCTGTTCCCACAGAGCCACGGTTTCAAAGACATTCACGTTCACTGCCTTGCCATGTGTTTTGCAGCTGATTTGGAGACCTGCAATAAATTGTTGCTCAACAAATATCAGCTTCAGCATGTTCATTCACCTGCAGATGCATTTATTAGCTGACACACATTGATATCGGAGCAGTAATTAATACGGTAAGAACGGTTGCTGAGTTGGTGTCACTGCCTTTTTGTGAGTGATGAATTTTCTGTGGTTTATATTTCTTGTACAAGTGTAGATGTTGCGTCATAAAAGCttcagggcttttattttgaagcccaGACATCCTCATGCACCGGAAGTTACCGGAAGTTGGAGCTAGCTGGCGCCTCGTCGTAACGGCGAGtcccgttttttgtttttaagatgtCTAAAGTCCAAATGCTGAGGTCGTTGGTGACGCAGCGACTAACTGTGGCTGCTGAAGAGatatttgggctgtttgagagaACAATATCGGAGTACGAGGAGGAACTTTCTCGCGcaaaagaggagaacgagcgaCAGCGGAAGCTACTGGAGCTGCGCGTGGAACCGGaaataaacagagcaggtttgCAGGAGATTTTTCTACTATATTGTGACTCCACTGCCCTGTATACAGACCCAGACTTAATAATACGACATATTGCTAACATTTATCGTCCTTCTGATGCCTCAAGGTCAAAATACACCAATGTTTACACTGATTGCGGATGTGTAAGGTTTTTgtggctttcaaaataaaagcccaagATGTGTCACAGTCCAATGAAATCTAAGGGAGTTTAttttgtctgcaacagtgtttgagtgggtggtatccacatgaatgtcaggaCCAAAGgcttcccagcagaacaatgcattggaacaaaatattCAAAGTTACCCAATTCACCTGtcactggttttaatgttttggctgattggtgtataaGTACGCTGGTGATCCTTGACCTTGACATCAGGAGTGTTTCGTGAAGCCTTTCCTTTCACGAGACAGGTCTGACTCTGTTATCAAAATGCTCACAAGGTGTAACGAGTGTCACTGATGCATATCTGTGTTTCACCTTTACCTTCAGATGTCTTATCATCTATCGTCTTCAAAGTTATTGAGAATAAAGACGAGGTTTCCCCCGAGCggcaggagtggagctccactgtggaccaggaggacccagagcccccgcacattaaagaggaagaggtggAACTGTggagcagtcaggagggagagtggtttcaagggctggaggaggctgATGTCACCAAGTTCCCTttcactcctgtccctgtgaagagtgaagatgatgaggaga belongs to Epinephelus lanceolatus isolate andai-2023 chromosome 24, ASM4190304v1, whole genome shotgun sequence and includes:
- the LOC117249916 gene encoding histone-arginine methyltransferase CARM1-like; the encoded protein is MGEKSEESLAFAVRVFTLQEEEVSSEEDHMDTHEEEASREQQVSVCRQRADQELTLLLTTGLEAQQLTVRDANRASVFHFTVSKEMDCCQVGGQSFLVTVGELSLLLQFKTPTDMKSFQQVLKTGGDGETRKGCPEGHERGNKDAEKHSRRHPTVFEKWTTQGYEFHNCVSQQQSLLQDYLRTGTYHRAILLNETDFRDKVVLDVCCGSGILSFFAVQAGATRVYAVESSPMAKFTQILVQSNCLSEQIRVLEGEVEEVSCPDMVDVIVSEPMGYMLLSERLMESFLHARKWLKPNGLMFPSYGDIHLAPFSDEQLYFEHYTRATFWQQKSFFGVNLSALYTAAVDEFFKQPIVDTFDVQILMARSVKHCINFMEAKEEDLHRMEIPFEFTLLQSGLCHGLAFWFDVAYLGSKSTVWLSTAPTEPVTRWHQVRCLLQTPLFAKLGQTLSGTVLLAANNRQSYDIHITATVDQSGFRSGNVLDLKNPFFRVASW
- the cnot9 gene encoding CCR4-NOT transcription complex subunit 9 encodes the protein MLATGAAVTTALAQVDREKIYQWINELSSPETRENALLELSKKRESVPDLAPMLWHSCGTIAALLQEIVNIYPSINPPTLTAHQSNRVCNALALLQCVASHPETRSAFLAAHIPLFLYPFLHTVSKTRPFEYLRLTSLGVIGALVKTDEQEVINFLLTTEIIPLCLRIMESGSELSKTVATFILQKILLDDTGLAYICQTYERFSHVAMILGKMVLQLSKEPSARLLKHVVRCYLRLSDNSRAREALRQCLPDQLKDTTFSQVLKDDTTTKRWLAQLVKNLQEGQVTDPRGIPLPTQ